The following nucleotide sequence is from Azospirillum brasilense.
CGGCTGGGGCCTCGTCGCGGATATCCACCCGACCACCTACGAGTTGCGGCTGGGCATCCTGCAAGCAAAGGCGGATGCGCTGAACGCGGCCATCCCGCTGAAGGTGCTGGAGTTCCTCGCCCACAAGATCACGTCCAACGTGCGCGAGCTGGAAGGGGCGCTGAACCGCATCGTCGCGCACGCCGAGCTGGTCGGCCGCGCCATCTCGCTGGAATCGACGCAGGAGGTGCTGCACGACCTGCTGCGCGCCAACGACCGCCGCGTTACCATCGACGAGATCCAGAAGCGGGTGGCGGAGCATTTCAACATCCGCGTCGCCGACATGCATTCGGCCCGCCGCGCCCGCGCCGTGGCCCGCCCGCGGCAGGTCGCCATGTATCTCGCCAAGCAGCTCACCGCCCGTTCCCTGCCGGAGATCGGGCGCAAATTCGGCGGGCGCGACCACACCACCGTGATGCACGCGGTGAAGAAGGTCGAGGAGCTGCGCACCACCGACCCCGCCTTCGCCGAGGACGTCGAGCTTCTCCGCCGCATGCTGGAGAGCTGAGCGGGCCGTTACAGGTCGATGAAGTTTGCGCCCACTCCCGCTTGAGCCATGGACGGCGCCCGGATATCGCGGCACAGTTGCCGCTGCGGCGGAGTTCGGCAGGTCCGGCCCCGCGGCCGGCCCCGCGATGGGCACAGCCAGCATGAATTCGGGCCAATAAGAAAAGGGGAGAGCAGGTGCCATGAACAAGGTTCCGGAAACCACCAGCCAGGAACAGCGCTCCAGCGCCGAGACGCAGCGCGCCGCCAAGGGCTTCACCCGCCGCCTGCTGCTCCAGGGGACCGCCGCCGCCGCGGGCGTCGCCGCTGTCGGCCCCTTCATCCTGCGCGAGGGCCGCGCCGCGTCGGGCAGCGTCAAGATCTTCTCCTGGGCCGGCTACATCAACCCGGACATGCTGGCCGACTTCGAGAAGAAGACCGGCATCAAGGCCAGCCTGACCGAATACGGCACCAACGACGAGCTGCTGAACCAGCTCAAGGCCACGGGCGGCGCCGGCTTCGACATCATCCACCCCACGGTCGACCGCGTGCCGAACTATGTGGAGTTCGAGCTGGTCCAGCCGCTGGACGAGTCGAAGGTCAAGTGGGACGGCTGCCTGAAGTCGGCGGTCGAAGGCTCCGCCGCCATGGGCGGCGTGGTCGGCGGCAAGCGCTTCTTCGCCCCCGCCGACTGGGGGACGGAGGCCATCGCCTATGACCAGGCCAAGGCGCCGCTGACCTACGGCACCGCCAGCTACGGCGACCTGTGGAAGCCGGAGCACGCCGGCAAGGTGACGGTGCGCGGCCATTCCGGCCTGATCGGCATCGGCCTGTGGCTGGAAGGCCAGGGCAAGCTGCCCCACCCGATCCGCGAGCAGTTCAAGGACGAGGCGAAGGCGCGGGCCAACTTCGACGCGATCCTTCAGGTCGCCGCCGCCAACAAGAAGGCCATCGGCCAGTTCTGGTCGAACGAGAACGAGGCCCAGGGCGCCTTCCGCACCAACGGCTGCGTGATCGGCCAGACCTGGGATTCGTCCGCGGTCGCCCTGCGCAAGGAGGGGCTGCCGATCCGCTTCCTGGCGCCGAAGGAGGGGGCGCTGGCCTGGATGGAGGGCTTCGCGATCCCGGCCAAGGCGGCGAACCTGGAGCAGGCCTACGCCTGGATCAACTGGTTCTACACGCCGGAGGCGGGCGCCCTCTACACCAACCATTCCGGCATCTCCAGCACGGCGGTCGGGGCGGAGGCTCATCTGTCCGACCTGAACAAGCAATTCTTCGCCGACGCCTATCCGGGCGACGCGCTGCAGAAGCTGTGGTGGTGGCCGATCCAGGAGGCTTGGTACGTCTCCATCCGCAACGAGTACCAGGACCGCTTCCTGGCGGCGTGAGTGCGACCCTCTCCCGTCCCGATTGTCCCCTCTCCCCTCCGGGGAGAGGGTTAGGGTGAGGGGGTTGGCGGCAAGCGATCAAATCAGGTGCCTATGAGTCAGGACGTCCAGCTCGAGTCCGTCACCATGCGGTTCGGTTCCGTCACCGCCGTCCGCGACGTGTCGCTGACGGTCGGGGCGGGGGAATTCTTCAGCTTCCTCGGCCCGTCGGGCTGCGGGAAGACCACCATCCTGCGCATGGTCTCCGGCTTCATGGAGCCGACGGAGGGCACCATCCGCATCGGCGGCCGAGACATGCGCGGCATCGGCCCGAACAAGCGACCGACCGCGTTGATCTTTCAGAACCTCGCCTTATTCCCGCTGATGACGGTGGCGGAGAACATCGGCTTCGGGCTGGAGGTGCGCGGCGTGCCCTCGGCGGAGCGCCAGGGGCGGGTGCGCAAGCTGCTCGACCTCGTGGCCCTGCCCGACGCCGCGGAAAAGAAGGTGACGGAGCTGTCGGGCGGCCAGCGCCAGCGCATCGCCATCGCCCGTGCTCTGGCCGTGGAACCCGCCGTCCTGCTGCTGGACGAGCCGCTGTCAGCGCTGGACCTGAAGCTGCGCCAGCACATGCGCGCCGAGCTGCGCGACCTGCAGAAGCGGACCGGCGTGACCTTCATCTACATCACCCACGACCAGGGCGAGGCGCTGACCATGTCCGACCGGATCGGCGTGATGTCCAGGGGCGTTCTGGAGCAGGTGGGCGACGGCCGGGCCATCTACGACCATCCGGAAACCGCTTTCGTCGCCTCCTTCGTGGGGGAGAACAACCGCTTTTCCGGGACTGTCGCCGAGTCGGCCGACGGATTGGCCGCTCTGGACACCCCCCGCGGCCGTCTGGTCGGGCGCAACCCGCGCCGGCTGTCGCCTGGCGACCGCGCCACCCTGTTCGTCCGGCCGGAGCGCATGGCGGCGGGGGCGGGGGCGGAGAACGCGCTGGAGGCGCGGGTCACCCACCGGGATTTCGAGGGCGCCTTCATCAACGCCTTCCTGGAGGGCGGCATCACCGTCCAGGTCCAGCATCTGGGCGACGAGCCGCCGCTGACCCCCGGCGAGCCCGCCCGGATCGCCTTCCGGGCGGAGGACGCCGTGGTGCTGCCCGACGCGCCGGCGTAACGCCGGTCAGCGCCCGATTGGCACCGCCGCGCGGAAGGGCACCTTCTCGAAGTCGCTGACCAGCGCGTCCAGCCGCACTGCCCAGGACCCGGCCACCGGCAGAGCCACCCCGTCCGCCGCATAGACGCCGGGCGCCACCTTGGGCAGGGGGCGGGTGATGCCCTCGATCCCGGCGGCGGGCAGGGCCAGCTCCGCCGACACCTCCAGCGCGTCGAGGGGCGCGCCGTCCGGTCCCGTCAGGCGCATCTCGACGCGGTTCACTCCCGGCGTCGCCGGGGTCACCGTGACGATGGCCGTGCGCCCGCGGGCCACGACCGCGGTGCTGAAGCCCGCCGGCTTCTCGGCGAAGACCGGCAGGGCCTGGGTGCGCGGCGGCGGTGTGGTGCCCAGCCCGGCGGTGAACAGCACGACCAGCGCCGCCACCACCATTTCGGTGTGGACGCTGGCGCGCAGCCGGGCCGCGGCCTGTCCGCCCATGACCTCCAGCCGCGGTGTCAGCCGCCAGCGGTTGACGGCGGCCAGCGCCAGCAGGGCCAGCGCGCAGACGATCTTGCCGGTCCAGATCTGGCCGTAGGCGGTGGTCAGGATGGTGCGCGGGTCGCCGAGTTGCAACGCGCTCAGCCCCGCCCCGGCCAGAAGCAGGACGGCCACTGCCGGAACCGCGATGGCGGAGAAGCGCCGGACCAGCCGCAGCGACTCCGCCGGCGGTTCCGTCCGCAGCAGCACGGCCAGCGGCCAGAAGCTGCCGATCCAGAAGGCCACCGCCAGACCGTGCAGGGTGACCAGCGGCACGCTGAGCCAGCGCGGCTCCGCGGTCGCGGCGTGGCCGGTGGCGGCCAGCGCCAGCGCCGCCCCGACCGCCCCGGCGACCAGCAGCACGCCGCCCGCCGTCCCACGTTCCTCCAGCCCCAGCCCCAGCGCGGCGGCGATCAGGCTGAGCAGGGCCAGGAGGACGCTCGGTCCCGCCGTGCTGGTCAGGCCGGCGATCCAAGGCGGGGCGCTGGCCAGGGCGGACAGTGGCGCCCCTTCCAGCACCGCCCCGGCCAGACCGGCGTTCAGCACAGCCACCAGGGCGGCGACGCCGACGCCCAGGCACAGGCCGGGGCGCAGGCGGCGGTTCAGCGGACTCCACCGCCCCGCCACCAGCACCAGGAACAGCCCGCCGCCCACCGCGGCGAGCAGGCTTCCGTAATGGAGCGCCCGGACCGCGGCGGCGGCCAGCAGCGTGGCCGGCGGTGTCGCGCCCCCCAGCTCCACAGGTCGTTCCGGTTCCGCACCGATCCCGAACAGGAGCGATCCGGCGACCGGATGGCCGTCCGCCGAGCTGACGCGGTAGCTGAGGATGTGGGTCCCCACCGCCAGCCCGCCGGGCAGCGCGACGCGCAGCGCCCCGTCCCCGGCGGCAGGGGCGGGCAGGGGAAGCGTCACCCCGCCGGGGCCGATCAGCGTCACCGAGACCGGCCGCACCGGCTCGTTGAAGCGCAGCACGGCCTCGGCGGGCGGGCCATCGAGCCGCGCCCCGTCCTCCGGGGCGCTCTCGACCAGCACGGCATGCGCCAGGGCCGGCGCGGACAGGGACAGCAGCATCAGGGCGGCGACCCACCCCACGACCAGCCGGCGCATGCGTTTTTCCTTCCCTTACGGCTTGGCGGTCAGGGTGACGCCGGGGGCCGGCTCCTTGACGTCGTGGTCGGTCTTGCCCGGCTCCGGGATCTCGATCCAGCGGTGCACGCCCGTCTCGCACTCCTGCACCACGGGGAAATAGACCACGGTGCCGGGGGCGGCGTCGGGCAGGCGGGCGCGGAAGACGAACTCGTCGTAATGGGCGTCCGGCAGCGAGCCGCCGGTCCAGGCGATCTCGGTGACGCCCTTGCTCAGCGACTCGCCGTAATAGTCGTAGGCCTTGGCGTATTGGCCCTCCTTGGTCGTCAGGGTCCAGCCGGGCTTGGGCATCGGCTTCACCGCGATGACCCCCTCCGGGATCTGCACGCGCAGGGCAATGGTGGGGGACGCGCCGCAGCCATGGCCGACGCGCAGCACGCCCTTGTAGGTGCTGGCGGCGGGAGCCTGCTTGCTTTCCAGCGTGGTGTGGGCGAGGGCGGCGGAACCAGGAAGAAGACCGGGCAGGCAAGTGAGGACGGCGGCGGCCAGCAGGGCGCCGCGGGTGTTGCGGATCATAGGAACTCTCCGGTGTGGGTCTGTCTGAGGGTGTCGGTTCAGACACCCACCGGAGGCGCTCTGGCGGAGAAGGCGCGCGAGACGCGGCCGGCCCCGGCCTCGTCGTCCGCGGGCAGCGGAGCGGCGGCTAGCACGATCCCGGTCGGCGGCAGCGGGGCCGGTGCCAGGACCGGACCCAACAGGGATCCGCCGCCCAGCGACAGGCAGATCGGGCAATAGGTGACGTGGCCCGGCGTACCGTCCGGGACGGGGCCATGGTCGGAGTGCTGCACGGCGGAGGCGTCGGGCGCGGCGCCGGAGTGGCAGATCGAGCCGGCCATGGCGAGCTGCGCCGATTCCGCCAGCACTCTGGCCAGCGGCGCCGGGATGTGGGTGGCCATGACCAGGGCGTGGAAGACCAGCACCAGCGCGGCGACCCACGCTGTTGCCTCCCTCATCACGCCGGATGTCCGCCATGCACGCATGACGCCACTATGGGCACAGTCCGGGGACCGGAAAAAGGCAATAAAAATGTGGTTATTTGAAGTCTCTGGTCTTTTGCCGGGGCATAGCCTCGCTTGCGCTCCGGCCCGGGGTCGTGAGAGGCTTTCGATCCTAGAATCTTGGCTCAATCTCGGCGGGTGGGGGAGAGGTCATGGGCGGCGTGCTGCGCCGGTACGGTCCGGTTCTGACCGCGGCGATCCTGCTGGCGGTGGCCGCGTGGCTGCTGTTGCTGGTCGTGCTGCCGCAATTGCTGATGGTGGATTTCTCCTTCCGCCCGTCGCTGCCGCCCAGCAAGGCCGGCGGGCCGGAGGACGTCTACACGCTGCGCAACTACGCGACGCTGTGGACCAACCAGATCCATCTGTCGATCTTCCTCAAGACGATCTGGGCGAGCAGCCTCGTCACCGCCG
It contains:
- a CDS encoding extracellular solute-binding protein: MNKVPETTSQEQRSSAETQRAAKGFTRRLLLQGTAAAAGVAAVGPFILREGRAASGSVKIFSWAGYINPDMLADFEKKTGIKASLTEYGTNDELLNQLKATGGAGFDIIHPTVDRVPNYVEFELVQPLDESKVKWDGCLKSAVEGSAAMGGVVGGKRFFAPADWGTEAIAYDQAKAPLTYGTASYGDLWKPEHAGKVTVRGHSGLIGIGLWLEGQGKLPHPIREQFKDEAKARANFDAILQVAAANKKAIGQFWSNENEAQGAFRTNGCVIGQTWDSSAVALRKEGLPIRFLAPKEGALAWMEGFAIPAKAANLEQAYAWINWFYTPEAGALYTNHSGISSTAVGAEAHLSDLNKQFFADAYPGDALQKLWWWPIQEAWYVSIRNEYQDRFLAA
- a CDS encoding ABC transporter ATP-binding protein, translating into MSQDVQLESVTMRFGSVTAVRDVSLTVGAGEFFSFLGPSGCGKTTILRMVSGFMEPTEGTIRIGGRDMRGIGPNKRPTALIFQNLALFPLMTVAENIGFGLEVRGVPSAERQGRVRKLLDLVALPDAAEKKVTELSGGQRQRIAIARALAVEPAVLLLDEPLSALDLKLRQHMRAELRDLQKRTGVTFIYITHDQGEALTMSDRIGVMSRGVLEQVGDGRAIYDHPETAFVASFVGENNRFSGTVAESADGLAALDTPRGRLVGRNPRRLSPGDRATLFVRPERMAAGAGAENALEARVTHRDFEGAFINAFLEGGITVQVQHLGDEPPLTPGEPARIAFRAEDAVVLPDAPA
- a CDS encoding CopD family protein; its protein translation is MRRLVVGWVAALMLLSLSAPALAHAVLVESAPEDGARLDGPPAEAVLRFNEPVRPVSVTLIGPGGVTLPLPAPAAGDGALRVALPGGLAVGTHILSYRVSSADGHPVAGSLLFGIGAEPERPVELGGATPPATLLAAAAVRALHYGSLLAAVGGGLFLVLVAGRWSPLNRRLRPGLCLGVGVAALVAVLNAGLAGAVLEGAPLSALASAPPWIAGLTSTAGPSVLLALLSLIAAALGLGLEERGTAGGVLLVAGAVGAALALAATGHAATAEPRWLSVPLVTLHGLAVAFWIGSFWPLAVLLRTEPPAESLRLVRRFSAIAVPAVAVLLLAGAGLSALQLGDPRTILTTAYGQIWTGKIVCALALLALAAVNRWRLTPRLEVMGGQAAARLRASVHTEMVVAALVVLFTAGLGTTPPPRTQALPVFAEKPAGFSTAVVARGRTAIVTVTPATPGVNRVEMRLTGPDGAPLDALEVSAELALPAAGIEGITRPLPKVAPGVYAADGVALPVAGSWAVRLDALVSDFEKVPFRAAVPIGR
- a CDS encoding YcnI family protein, translated to MIRNTRGALLAAAVLTCLPGLLPGSAALAHTTLESKQAPAASTYKGVLRVGHGCGASPTIALRVQIPEGVIAVKPMPKPGWTLTTKEGQYAKAYDYYGESLSKGVTEIAWTGGSLPDAHYDEFVFRARLPDAAPGTVVYFPVVQECETGVHRWIEIPEPGKTDHDVKEPAPGVTLTAKP
- a CDS encoding DUF2946 family protein — translated: MREATAWVAALVLVFHALVMATHIPAPLARVLAESAQLAMAGSICHSGAAPDASAVQHSDHGPVPDGTPGHVTYCPICLSLGGGSLLGPVLAPAPLPPTGIVLAAAPLPADDEAGAGRVSRAFSARAPPVGV